A single genomic interval of Oncorhynchus nerka isolate Pitt River unplaced genomic scaffold, Oner_Uvic_2.0 unplaced_scaffold_1485, whole genome shotgun sequence harbors:
- the LOC135568572 gene encoding LOW QUALITY PROTEIN: pleckstrin homology-like domain family B member 1 (The sequence of the model RefSeq protein was modified relative to this genomic sequence to represent the inferred CDS: inserted 1 base in 1 codon), with amino-acid sequence MLEEERRRREEAEKRLQDETVHRQQLVDKEVKMRSKNFSQARPMTRYLPIRKEEFDLRSHIESSGHNVETSYHVILTDKMCKGYLVKKGGKIKSWKKRWFVFDRLKRTFSYYVDKHETKLKGVIYFQDIEEVYYDHLRSATKSPNPSLTXCVKTHDRLYMVTSAPEAMRIWMDVIVTGAEGYTQFMN; translated from the exons atgctggaggaggagaggaggcggcGCGAGGAGGCTGAGAAGAGGCTGCAGGACGAGACGGTGCACAGGCAGCAGCTGGTGGACAAGGAGGTGAAGATGAGGAGCAAGAACTTCTCCCAG GCCCGTCCTATGACTCGTTACCTGCCCATCCGCAAGGAGGAGTTTGACCTGCGCTCCCACATCGAGTCATCCGGCCACAACGTGGAGACCTCTTACCACGTGATCCTCACAGACAAGATGTGTAAGGGTTACCTGGTCAAGAAGGGCGGCAAGATCAAGTCGTGGAAGAAACGCTGGTTTGTCTTCGACCGCCTCAAAAGGACCTTCTCCTATTACGTTG ACAAGCACGAGACCAAACTGAAAGGAGTCATCTATTTCCAGGACATTGAAGAGGTCTATTACGATCACCTGCGTAGCGCCACGAAG AGCCCCAATCCCTCGTTGA TTTGTGTGAAGACTCACGACAGACTCTACATGGTGACCTCTGCCCCGGAGGCCATGAGGATATGGATGGATGTTATAGTAACTGGAGCAGAGGGCTACACGCAGTTCATGAACTAA